CGTCGAGCGGGCGGAACGACCGGTCGAGCAGCCCCGCCCCCGTCCGCGGGCCGTCGACGAACGAGCCGTCGACCCGCAGCCGGTCTATCGCCCGGTCCGCGACCGCGCGGGCGACGTCGGCGCCCTCGCCGCGCACGCCGGCGGCGCGGACGTGCGCCCCGACGACGCGGGCGGCGTCCTCCAGCAGGTCGGACTCGCCGGCGTCGTCGCTGCCGCGGTAGTGGGTCACTTCCCCGCTCTCGGCGTCGATCAGGTCGCGTTCCAGCCCGTCGAGGATCCGGCCCGCGTACTCGCGGGCGCGCTCGTCGTCGGTGTAGGCGGCGACCGCGAGCAGCGCGTCCGCGGCGAGCGCGTTGCCGCCGGCGAAGACGGTCAGGTCGCGTCGCGGCTCGTCGAGGTCCGCGCGGTCCTCGGCGGGCGCGGCGTAGTACGCCCGGCCGAGCCCGGGCCCGAGACTCCCGCCGACGCCGTAGCCGGTCCAGAGGTCGTCGGTGAGGAAGGCGACGGCGTCGAGCGCGGGGTCGAGGTAGGCCTCGTCGCCGGTGTAGAGGAAGGCGTTCGCGAACGCGCGGGTCACCGCGGCGTTCGTGTCGAGCGGCTTCTCGTAGGCGACGTCCCCCCAGTCGCGCGTGCCGGCGTAGCGGAAGAACCCGCCCGCGACGTCGTCCGCGAGGTGGTCGCGGACCGCGTCGAGCGTCCGGAGCGCGCGGCTCCGGTCGCGCTTCAGCGCGAACTCGACCGTGTGTGGCAGCGGGAACTTCGCGTCGGTGCCCCAGCCGGCGTGCTCGCCGTCGTACTTGGCCTCCAGTTGGCCCGCCAGGTGGCTCTCAATCTCGCAGTTCGCCGCGGGGCGGCAGGTCGGCGTCGAGCGCGCGCGGGACGCGCCCGCCCTCGCGGCCCTTGTCGGCCCACATCTGTCGGACCGATTCGAGCACCTGTCGCATCCCGTCGACGTCGAGGTAGCCCGCGCCGGTCAAGAGCTTCCCCTCGGGGTGAGGAAAGCGGTCGTCGGGAACCCGCCCATGTTGTACCGCTCGCGTACCCGCGGGTGGCGGTCGACGTCGACGCGGACGGGGACGAACCCCTCGTTGACGTTGGCGGCGATCCGCGGCTCGGCGTAGGTGATCGCGTCCATCTCGTGACAGCCCTCGCACCAGGTGGCGGACAGCGAGAGCAGCACCGGGCGGTCGCGCTCGTCAGCCTCGGCGAACGCCTCGGGACCCCAGTCGCGCCACTCGACGCGAGTCTCGTCGCTCATACCCGCAGTCGGACCGGAGCGGGGGTAAGCGCTTCGAGAGTGGAACGCTACGGAGGGGAGAGGAAAGCGGGAAAGACGGAGGGCGGGAGGGCGAAGCGACGGTGTCCACGCGTCGCGTCGGCGTTCGGACGGGCGGTTCGGTCGGGCCTCGGTGAGGGCTGGCGTCGACGGTCAGCGCTTGTGGTCGTGGCCGAGCGCCAGCGCCAGCGCGTTCGCGAACAGCAGGGCGACGAACAGCCGCCCGGTGCCGCCGTCTAGCCCCGAGTACAGCAGGACGGGGTAGGAGGTCGGGATGGCGATGGCCGCCCAGAAGGCGGCCGCCTTGACGGTGCCGGTCATCAGCCCGGCGAGCCGTTCGCCGGAGGCGATCTGCGTGGGAGCGGGGGTTGACATGGACACCTCTCCGTACGACGGGGGACCACATATACCCCGACGAGGGTTCGGTGAATTTCACGGCGTTTCTCGACCTGTCGAGTCGTTTTAAAACCGCCGCAGAAACGTTTTAAAAGTTTACAACGCGCGCTAACCCTTTGTTTCTGGGGATCTGCCGATCGGGCGGTTCCGGATCGATCCGGCGGTTTCGAGCCGACGATCCGGAGGGCGGACGACCGCCGCGAACTGACGGGGCGACGTCGGCCGGCTGCCGCGGCACCAACCGCTTTGTCCGTCGGGAGTAAGGTGAGAGTATGACCGAGACCGACCGCGGCGACCGACGCGACGACCGGCCGGACCGGGACCGTTCCGCCGCGCACGCCGACGGCGGCCGACCGCTTGTGGCGGTCGTCGCCTGCGGCGGCACCATCGCGTCGGAGCCGAGCGACGACGGCGCGGCCCCGGAGAAGACCGGCGACGACCTCGTAGAAGCGGTACCGGCAGTCTCCGACCACGCGCGGGTGACGACGAGGGAGGTGTGTTCACGGCCCGGGTTCGACGTCCGGTGGCGGGACGTGCTCGCGACCGCGACGGCCGCGCGCGACGCGGTCGGGGCGAGCGCGGACGCGGGCGCGGGTGAGGCGGCCGACGGCGTCGTCGTCACCCACGGGACGGACACGCTCGCGGACACCGCGTTCGCGCTCGACGTCCTCACCGACCTCGACGCGCCGGTGGTCGTGACGGGCGCGCAGCGCCGGCTCGACGAGGCCTCAAGCGACGCCCCGGCGAACCTCGCGCTCGCGGTTCGGGCGGCCGCTGACGACCGGTTCGCGCCGGGCGTCCACGTCGCGTTCGACGACGAGGTCCACGCCGCCCGCGACGTCGTGAAGGGCCACAGCAACGCGCTGTCGACGACGACCTCGCCGGGGGCGGGCCCGGTCGCGACGTTCACCCGCGCCGACTCGCGGCTCCTCCGGGCGCCCGAGCGCGGCGTCCCGGTCGACCCCCTCGCGGACGCTATCGACGGCGCCGAGCGCGTGCCCGAGGTCCCGGTGGTCCACTCGGGGACCGGCGTCGGCGCCGGCGCGCTCGAACGCGCGCTCGACGCGGGCGTCGGCGGCGTCGTCGTCGAGGGGACCGGTCTCGGGAACGTCACCGGGGCCCTCGGGGACGCGGTCGGCGAGGCGGTCGAGTCCGTGCCGGTCGTCGTCGCCGGGCGCCCGCCCGCGGGACCAACGGAACCGGTGTACGGGACGGCGGGCGGCGCCGTCACGCTCGCGGATCACGGGGCGACGTTCGCCGCCGACCTCCCGGCCGCGAAGGCGCGCGTCGCGCTCGCGCTCGGCCTCGCGGCCGACCTCGACGACGAGGGGATCGGGGCGCTGTTCGCGCCGCCGGCGTAGACGGATCGCGACCCCGAGCGCGGCGAGACCGCCCGCCGGGATGGGTCAGACACGTGTTTGCGTTTACACGAAGCCCTTATGTATCGACCGCGTACCGGGAGGTATGACCGAGTTCACGCGACGGACGGCCCTCTACGCCATCGCCGCCGGCAGCGCCGCCGCGCTCGCGGGGTGTACCGGGACCGGCGACTCCGGTTCGGGCGGAGACGGAAGCGACGGCGCCGACGGGGGCGACGGGAACGACACCGACGGGGGAGACGGCGCCGACGGCGACGGCGCCGCGGGCGAGGTGACGACGGCCGTCCGACAGGTCGGGTCAGCCCTCTCGGGACCGGCGTGGGACCGGACCGAGCGGCGCGGCTTCTGCGTGCTGATCACCGAGGGGGACGGCGACGGCGCGTGGCCGAGCGCCGAGGCGCCGGAGGAGGCCCGAGCCTTCGTCGAGGAGACGGACTTCTCCGAGTCGGTCGTCTGCTACGTCGAGTCGGTCGGCCCGACCACCTGTCACGACGAGGTATCGTTCGACGGGGTCGGCGTCGAGGACGGGACCCTCGTCACGGACGCGACGGTTCAGGGGGCGGAAAGCGAGGACGTCGCCTGCGGCGAGGCGGTCACCTACTCGGCCGCGCTGCTCCGCGTCACGAGCGATCCGCTCCCCGGCGCGGCGCGGCTCTCAGTCACCGACGGCTGGGGCGAGGCGGGGACGGTGCGCGATTCCGACTGGGCCTCCGACTCGTAGTGGCTCGACGGCGCGTCACGCCCGAACTTCGATGAGGAGGTCCGTCTCGGGCGAGTCGCCCATCCGCTCGCGGACGCGGTCCCACGAGAGGTCGGTGCGCGCGGTCACCGACTCGGTCGCGACGGCGCCGCAGGCGTTGCCGACGAGGATCGGCACCTGATAGTCGCGCGGGTCGTGCGAGAACCCGTCGCCGGTTATCTCCGGCTCCCGCAGCGCGGCGGCGAGGAACCCGGCCGCGAAGGCGTCGCCCGCGCCGGTCGTGTCGACGGGGTCGGCGTCGAACCCGGGGTGCGAGACGCTGCCGTGCGGGGTGCGGACCGTCGCGCCCTCGTCGCCGAGCTTGATCGCGACGACGCGGTCGTCCGGCTCCCACGGGTCGACGTCGGTCTCGGCCGCGAGCGCGTCGGCCTCGCGGTCGTTGAGGAAGAGCACGTCGCTCGCGTGGAGCGCGGCGTCGAACTCGCGGTCAGCGACCCGGCGACCGGGGTCGAAGCTCCGCGTCGCGCCCGCCTCCGCGGCCGCGGTCGCGAGGGCCGCCGCGGTCTCGGGCTGTTGTCCGGTGAGGTGGAGGTGGTCGGCGGCCGCGAGC
The sequence above is a segment of the Halorubrum sp. 2020YC2 genome. Coding sequences within it:
- a CDS encoding asparaginase domain-containing protein translates to MTETDRGDRRDDRPDRDRSAAHADGGRPLVAVVACGGTIASEPSDDGAAPEKTGDDLVEAVPAVSDHARVTTREVCSRPGFDVRWRDVLATATAARDAVGASADAGAGEAADGVVVTHGTDTLADTAFALDVLTDLDAPVVVTGAQRRLDEASSDAPANLALAVRAAADDRFAPGVHVAFDDEVHAARDVVKGHSNALSTTTSPGAGPVATFTRADSRLLRAPERGVPVDPLADAIDGAERVPEVPVVHSGTGVGAGALERALDAGVGGVVVEGTGLGNVTGALGDAVGEAVESVPVVVAGRPPAGPTEPVYGTAGGAVTLADHGATFAADLPAAKARVALALGLAADLDDEGIGALFAPPA